DNA sequence from the Chitinophagaceae bacterium genome:
AATACCCATCCATAAAAAATATGGTATTAATATATTAGCTATTATTGAATACGATAAAGAATCCAATAATCCCTTTGAAGAAAATATTACAGGTGAAAGAAAACACATCAGAAATATTTTATCCGCAGATGAAAAAATCCAAAAGGATACCCATTTACTCTTATTCGGAAATACATCACAAATCAAAAAAATGTTAGAAAGCACTACAGAATAATAATAAAACAAATAACATGAAAAAACAAATTTTTATAGCCCCCATCATCTTAACAATACTTTCTTCTGTATATGCACAAGCACAAGATTATGTACAACAGCAAAGACAAGTATTTGAAATGGCAAAAGCCTTTAATGATCCGTTAGTGGCAAGAACCGCTCTCTATAATATCATCACATTAGAAAAAAACTCATTGTTATTAGACACTCTTGCCCTCTATTATTACCAATACCAAAATTATACCTCATCTCTTTTAGTTGCACAAGAAGCACTAAAGTATAATACAGATAACAATCTTATGAGAGAACTCCTAGCCATCAGCTACGAAGAATTAGGAGTAAAAGACAAAGCACTTGCAGAATACGAAACACTCTATCTCAAAAACAACTCATTTTCTACTCTTTATAAAATTGCTTTCTTACAATACCAATTAAAAAGATATGTAGAAGCATCTACTTCCTTAGATATTTTATTTCAAAAAAAAGAAACTAAAGAAGAAAAAATGATATTTACCAAGTTAGACAAAACAACTCAAGAAGTCCATTTTCATTCGGTTCTGCATTATATAAAAGGACTTATTGCATCAGAACAAAATAAAATTCAGGAAGCGAAGCAAATATTTTTAAAATCTTTAGAAATAACACCTCAATTTGAACAAGCTCAAATATCTCTGCGAGAATTACAACAAAAAAAATAATTTTGTAAAAAATCATTTGAATTTTATAAATTTCAATCGTTTTTTGGAAAAACACTAAAAATATTTTTAAAATAATAAAATTACTAAAAACTACATTTTATTACACAATTATTATCTATCAATTGAATGAACCTATTAAAAAACATTTTCCATAAGTTTAAACCGCATTTTGAAAAAGGAGGAAAATATGAAAAATATTATTACCTTTTTGAAGCGATAGAGAGTTTTACTTTTTCTCCTGCAACAGTTACTGGAAAAAAAGGAGCTCATGTGAGAGACGCTATAAATCTAAAACGCCTTATGATGACAGTAGTGATAGCAATGCTTCCATGTACATTTTTTGGAATGTGGAATGTAGGGCATCAACATACTTTAGCTACAGGATTTTTCCTCTCAGAAATAGAAAAATTTTACTTGGGAGTACAAATTGTTCTCCCCATTATTTTAGTATCTTATACCGCAGGAGGAATCGTAGAGGTAGTATTTGCCATTATACGAAAACATCCCATCAATGAGGGTTTTTTAGTAACAGGATTACTCATCCCCTTAGTAATGCCTCCAACAGTCCCTTTATGGCAAGTAGCTTTGGCTACAATCTTTGCAGTAGTTCTTGCAAAAGAAGCATTTGGCGGAACAGGTATGAACGTAGTGAACGTAGCTTTAGTAGCAAGAGCATTTTTATATTTCGCCTACCCATCACAACTTTCAGGTGAAGTATGGACTTACTTAGGAGACCAGCAAACAGTAGTAGGATATTCAGGAGCCACTCCGCTTGCAATCGCTGCTACCGCTGTAGGAAATAACCAATCTCTTCCTGTAATCTCTCTCTTTGATAATACATGGATATATAACTTGTATTCTCTTAAAAATCTATTTATAGGAGATATTCCAGGTTCCATAGGGGAAACTTCTACTCTCATGTGCCTTATAGGTGCTTTTATTTTAATAGCAACGGGTGTAGGAAGTTGGAAAATTATAGCGAGTGTATTTTTGGGTGCATATAGCATGGGACTCATTTTCAATGGTATAGGAAGTAACGAATTTATGCTATTACCCGCTCATTATCATTTAGTTATGGGAGGATTAGCATTCGGTGCTGTTTTTATGGCAACTGACCCTGTTACAGCGGCACAAACAGAAATAGGAAAATATTTTTATGGTTTTTTCATAGGATTATTTACCGTTCTTATACGTGTATTAAATCCCGCATACCCCGAAGGAATTATGATGGCAATACTTCTTATGAACATATTTGCACCACTTATAGATTATTTTGTTATTAGTATTCATAAAAAAAGAAGATTACAACATGCAACAGTCTAGAATATATATACTGGCATACTCTGCCATACTTACCATTATCTGCGGTGGCTTGCTTGCCTTTGCATCCGAAGCACTCAAAGAAAAACAACAAGCAAATATAGAAATGGAAAAAAAATCCAATATACTTTCTTGTGTTATGAACCTGAAAGAAGGTGACGATATAGAAAAATTATACTCTACAAAAGTTCAGTCTTATATAATAGATTATAACGGAAATAAAAGAACTGATATGGGAATCAATGATATAAAAATAGAAAAAGAATACAAAAAAAAACATACAGAACGATTATTACCCATTTATGAATTTAAAAATACAGAAGGAACTTTAGAGTATATCGTAGTCCCCGTTTATGGATATGGGCTTTGGAATAATATTTGGGGATATGTAGCCCTCAAATCGGATTGTAATACCATTCAAGGGATAAAATTTCAGCATGCGGGAGAAACTCCCGGATTAGGAGCAAGAATAGAAAGTGAGGAAATTCAAAACAGATTTAAAAACAAAACCTTATTTGAAGCCGATGAACTCATTTCTGTCATGATGCAAAAAGGAGAAAACCAAGATTATTCAAAAGACCCCCACAAAGTAGATGGTATGTCAGGCGCCACTCTTACCGCAAAAGGAGTTAATAACATGCTCAAAGAATATTTTCAATGTTATCAAAATTATTTCAAAAAAAATATACATAATTAAATATGAACACAGAAGTTTTAGATTCACCAAAAGTAATAGAAAACAAGTCAGAACCTTTATTTTCTAAAAAAAACAAAAAACTCATTACCAACCCATTAGATTTAGATAACCCCGTAACAGTACAGATATTAGGTATTTGTTCATCCCTTGCTGTTACTACACAGATGAAACCCGCAATAGTGATGTCCATAGGATTAACTATTGTTACCGCTTCTTCTAATTTCGCTATCTCTCTCATTAGAAATACTATTCCATCCCGAATACGTATAATAGTGCAACTCGCTATAGTATCTCTTTGGGTAATATTAGTAGACCAAGTTTTAAAAGCATACGTGTATGATGTTTCCAAACAATTATCTGTTTTTGTAGGATTGATAATTACCAATTGTATAGTTATGGGACGTTTAGAAGCATACGCAATGGCAAATAAACCATGGCCTTCCTTTTTAGATGGAATAGGAAATGGTTTAGGATATGGGATTATTCTCATCGCAGTAGCATTTTGTAGAGAGCTATTAGGAGCAGGTTCTCTTTTTGGATTTAAGGTTTTTCAAACATTAGGAATTCCTTACCAAGGAAACGGACTACTCCTTCTTCCCGCGGGAGCATGTTTTGTAATAGGTATTATTATTTGGATTCAAAGATATATCAACGGTTATAGAGAAAAACATTAAAAAATTATGGAAAATATAATAAATATAGGTATTCGGTCAATTTTTATTGATAATATGATTTTTGCATATTTTTTAGGAATGTGCTCTTTTTTAGCTATTTCTAAAAAAGTTTCTACTGCTTTTGGATTAGGAATCGCTGTTATTTTTGTTTTAGGAATAACAGTTCCTATCAACTGGCTCATTCAAGCATATATTTTAAGTCCTGGTGCTTTAGCATGGATCAGCCCAGAATTTGTATCAGTAGACCTCAATTTTTTACAATTTATTGTGTTCATTTCTGTTATTTCAGCATTTGTGCAGCTTACAGAAATGGCTGTAGAAAAATTTTCTCCCTCTTTATATAATACCTTGGGGATATTTTTACCTCTTATCGCTGTGAATTGTGCTATATTGGGAGCAGCATTATTTATGGTAGGGAGACCCTATAATTTAGCAGAAGCAACCACATTTGGAATTGGTTCTGGTATAGGTTGGTTACTTGCCATAGTAGCTCTCGCAGGAGTACGAGAAAAAATGAAATATTCTAACGTTCCCGGACCTTTAAAAGGACTAGGTATTACTTTTATTTTAGTCGGGTTGATGTCATTAGGTTTTTTGAGTTTCTTAGGTTTTTCAATTTAATGGTTTATAGCAATAAACGAACCATTTTTTAAGGTATCCGACATTAAAAATTCTCAAAATATGCAAATAAAAGAAAAAGTGTTTGTAGTAAGTGGAGGTGTATCAGGTTTAGGAAAAGCAGTTGTATCTATGATAATCGAAAATAGCGGAAAGGTTATTATCTTAGATAAAGACGCACAAGGAGGATATACAACAAAACAAACCTTTGGAAATGCAGTATTTTTTATGGAAACAGATGTTGCAAATTTTGAGAATGTAGAAATTTCTATCAGAAAAGGATATGAATATTTTGGAAATATTCACGGTGCAATAACCTGTGCGGGCTTAGCTCCAGCTGAAAAAATTATAAAAAAAGAAGGTTTTCCTGATATAAACACATTTAACAGAACTATTACTACTAACCTTTGCGGCACCTTTTATGTTCTCACCGCATCACTCAAATATATGAAAGAAAACAGTATAGGAGAATCGGGAGAAAGAGGGGTACTCATCACTACCTCTTCAGTAGCTGCCTTTGAAGGGCAAATAGGGCAGAGTGCCTACGCAGCTTCTAAAGGTGGGGTCATTTCTATGACACTACCAATAGCAAGAGAAATAGCAAAACATAAAATGAGGATTATGTCCATCGCCCCCGGAATTTTTGATACTCCCCTGATGGAAAAAATGAATCAAGATGTCCGAGATTCTCTTACACAACAGATACCTTTTCCCTCTCGATTTGGAAAACCCAAAGAATACGCTGACACCGTTAAATATATAATAGAAAATCAAATGCTCAACGGAAGTGTCATAAGATTAGACGGAGCTGTAAGAATGAACAGTAAATAACATAAAACAAAACCATGAAAATAGAACTGAGAACAATATCTGAAAAAGAATATGAAGTAAAAAATGAAAGTGGAAATATACTTTGTATAGATATGTATGAGCAAGCAGAAAAAAAACATTTTTCTCCCATGCAACTACTCCTTTCAGCAGCTGTTTCTTGTGCA
Encoded proteins:
- a CDS encoding NADH:ubiquinone reductase (Na(+)-transporting) subunit D; translated protein: MNTEVLDSPKVIENKSEPLFSKKNKKLITNPLDLDNPVTVQILGICSSLAVTTQMKPAIVMSIGLTIVTASSNFAISLIRNTIPSRIRIIVQLAIVSLWVILVDQVLKAYVYDVSKQLSVFVGLIITNCIVMGRLEAYAMANKPWPSFLDGIGNGLGYGIILIAVAFCRELLGAGSLFGFKVFQTLGIPYQGNGLLLLPAGACFVIGIIIWIQRYINGYREKH
- a CDS encoding NADH:ubiquinone reductase (Na(+)-transporting) subunit B; the protein is MNLLKNIFHKFKPHFEKGGKYEKYYYLFEAIESFTFSPATVTGKKGAHVRDAINLKRLMMTVVIAMLPCTFFGMWNVGHQHTLATGFFLSEIEKFYLGVQIVLPIILVSYTAGGIVEVVFAIIRKHPINEGFLVTGLLIPLVMPPTVPLWQVALATIFAVVLAKEAFGGTGMNVVNVALVARAFLYFAYPSQLSGEVWTYLGDQQTVVGYSGATPLAIAATAVGNNQSLPVISLFDNTWIYNLYSLKNLFIGDIPGSIGETSTLMCLIGAFILIATGVGSWKIIASVFLGAYSMGLIFNGIGSNEFMLLPAHYHLVMGGLAFGAVFMATDPVTAAQTEIGKYFYGFFIGLFTVLIRVLNPAYPEGIMMAILLMNIFAPLIDYFVISIHKKRRLQHATV
- the nqrE gene encoding NADH:ubiquinone reductase (Na(+)-transporting) subunit E, with the translated sequence MENIINIGIRSIFIDNMIFAYFLGMCSFLAISKKVSTAFGLGIAVIFVLGITVPINWLIQAYILSPGALAWISPEFVSVDLNFLQFIVFISVISAFVQLTEMAVEKFSPSLYNTLGIFLPLIAVNCAILGAALFMVGRPYNLAEATTFGIGSGIGWLLAIVALAGVREKMKYSNVPGPLKGLGITFILVGLMSLGFLSFLGFSI
- a CDS encoding SDR family NAD(P)-dependent oxidoreductase, whose translation is MQIKEKVFVVSGGVSGLGKAVVSMIIENSGKVIILDKDAQGGYTTKQTFGNAVFFMETDVANFENVEISIRKGYEYFGNIHGAITCAGLAPAEKIIKKEGFPDINTFNRTITTNLCGTFYVLTASLKYMKENSIGESGERGVLITTSSVAAFEGQIGQSAYAASKGGVISMTLPIAREIAKHKMRIMSIAPGIFDTPLMEKMNQDVRDSLTQQIPFPSRFGKPKEYADTVKYIIENQMLNGSVIRLDGAVRMNSK
- the nqrC gene encoding NADH:ubiquinone reductase (Na(+)-transporting) subunit C — translated: MQQSRIYILAYSAILTIICGGLLAFASEALKEKQQANIEMEKKSNILSCVMNLKEGDDIEKLYSTKVQSYIIDYNGNKRTDMGINDIKIEKEYKKKHTERLLPIYEFKNTEGTLEYIVVPVYGYGLWNNIWGYVALKSDCNTIQGIKFQHAGETPGLGARIESEEIQNRFKNKTLFEADELISVMMQKGENQDYSKDPHKVDGMSGATLTAKGVNNMLKEYFQCYQNYFKKNIHN